In Flavobacterium praedii, the DNA window TCAAGAGCGATTGATTATGCAAATTTTCAATGAACTCAAAACAGTTTTAGAAACAGAAAATGTGATTGTAGTGATGGAAGCCAAACATTTGTGTGTTTCAAGCAGAGGAATAAAAGATGAATCCAGCTATACCTCAACAATACAATATGGTGGTATTTTTGACGAAAAAGAAAACCGAAATGATTTTTTCAATATGATTAATTCTGAGAAATAATCGATTAGCTTTGTATTTTTATACAAAGCTAATCTAGAATATGGAAAATAAAATCGAAATTATTGAAAATAAAAATGCCAAAAACAAGAAATTAATTTTAGGTATTTTGTTCGATGCTATTGGAATGTTATCTTTCACGGTCCCACTTATTGGCGATTTTACGGACGTCGTATGGGCTCCACTCGCAGGATTTTTGATGACCAAAATGTATGAAGGCAGAGTTGGAAAAGTAGCTGGTGTTTTGACTTTTGTCGAAGAAATATTTCCTTTTACAGATATCGTTCCTTCATTTACCCTAACTTGGATGTATACCTATTGGATAAAAAGAAACAAAAATATAATAAGCGATAAAAAACAATAAACACTGGCGCTGTTATTTCCCATTAGTATAAAATTGAAATTGAGTTTGCTTTTGTATTTGCCAATGAAAATGCTTTTCTTTACCAATCAAATCTTATGAAATGACGAAGAAGGAACGGGTATCTTTTGTAATAAAAACTTTAAAAGAATTATATCCCACTATACTAATACCACTGGATCATAAAGATCCTTATACATTATTGATTGCGGTTTTACTATCGGCACAATGTACCGATGTAAGAGTAAATCAAATCACACCTTTACTCTTTGCAAAAGCAGATAATCCATACGATATGATCAAAATGTCTGTAGAAGAGATTAAAGAAATCATTCGCCCTTGTGGATTATCCCCTATGAAATCAAAAGGAATACATGGATTATCTCAAATTTTGATTGACAAACACAATGGAAAAGTTCCGCAAAGTTTTGAATATCTCGAAGAATTACCAGCAGTTGGGCATAAAACTGCGAGTGTGGTAATGTCGCAAGCTTTTGGTGTACCTGCATTTCCAGTAGATACCCATATTCATCGATTAATGTACCGTTGGAATCTTACCAATGGAAAAAATGTAATCCAAACCGAAAAAGATGCCAAACGTATTTTTCCAGAAGAAATATGGAACGATTTACATTTACAAATTATTTGGTATGGCAGAGAGTATTCTCCAGCAAGAGGTTGGGATTTAGAAAAAGATATTATCACCAAAACTATTGGAAGAAAATCAGTTTTGAATGCAATTCTTACCAAATAGTGAAAAAAAAATTCACTAATCTTTAATAAAATTAGTGAATTTTTGATTTTTGATTTATATGCTAAGTTGTATCAGTTATACATCCTAATTAACGATTACTTCGAAAATTTTTTCCTCTATTTTTAAAACTTTCAAAGCTTTGGAATAGTTTAATAAAAAAGACACCACTTCCTTATCGGGTTTCATCCTTTTAGTAATTTTTAATGTTTTAGAGTAATTCTTTTCCATATTAATATAAATTTTAGTTTACATTATAACGGAAGATATATTGATTTATTGTCAATTTGTTAAAACTATTTGATGTTTTTCAATTATTTTTCTCAAATTCATTATTGCATAACGCATTCTTCCCAATGCTGTATTGATGCTAACGCCTGTAGTTTCTGAAATTTCTTTAAAACTCATATCTTGATACATACGCATGATTAATACTTCTTTTTGGTCCATTGGAAGTTCATCAATTAGCCTACGAATATCAACATCAACCTGATCCGCAATAATTTGATTTTCAATAGTTAAAGAATCATCAGACATAATAGAAAAAATAGAAAACTCTTCTGTTTCTCTGAAAAGAGGCATTTTTTTTGATTTTCTATAAAAGTCAATGATTAAATTATGAGCAATTCGCATGATCCAAGGTAAAAACTTACCTTCTTCGTTATAAGAATTGGTTTTTAAAGTTTTGATAACTTTAATGAAAGTATCTTGAAAGATATCATTAGATACATCTCTATCTGCAATTTTAGAATAGATAAAACCATAAATTTTAGATTCATGTCTTTTGATTAATATAGATAAAGCACTTTCGTCGCCTGCTATATAATCGTTTACTAATAAAGCATCAGATTTTTGTAAATTTGCCATAGTCGTTCCTTTTTAGATTTGGTTAGTTTGGGGATCTTCTAAAAAAGTAATTTTTTACTATAGGCTATGGTTGGTTAATTAAGATAATTTTTATTCAAATTTAACAAATAATTATTAATAGTAGCAAGAAAAAAGTTGACAAATATCATTTTAATTTTAATTTCCTTTAAACATTAAACATAAGAACGGTTAATTTTTTAAACAAAAACTTACTTTTTAATTATTTGAAATAAAATTCACTCAAAATAAAATAACACTCTACAATCAATGTTTTAACTAGCTTAATAAAAACAACTTACAAAACCAATTAAAAAAGAATAATTTAATCTAAGTAACAACCAAATTTTGATCTCATTTTTTAATGAAACCAAAAAAACAAAACAGATTTCAAAGAGGAGCACAAATTAATTAGTCATAAAACTTAAAAATTTTTTAAATGTGAAATCTATAGCAACAACTCTTTTTAGTACCAATTGAAATAATTTGTATTGAGAAAATTT includes these proteins:
- a CDS encoding RNA polymerase sigma factor, with translation MANLQKSDALLVNDYIAGDESALSILIKRHESKIYGFIYSKIADRDVSNDIFQDTFIKVIKTLKTNSYNEEGKFLPWIMRIAHNLIIDFYRKSKKMPLFRETEEFSIFSIMSDDSLTIENQIIADQVDVDIRRLIDELPMDQKEVLIMRMYQDMSFKEISETTGVSINTALGRMRYAIMNLRKIIEKHQIVLTN
- a CDS encoding endonuclease III domain-containing protein, encoding MTKKERVSFVIKTLKELYPTILIPLDHKDPYTLLIAVLLSAQCTDVRVNQITPLLFAKADNPYDMIKMSVEEIKEIIRPCGLSPMKSKGIHGLSQILIDKHNGKVPQSFEYLEELPAVGHKTASVVMSQAFGVPAFPVDTHIHRLMYRWNLTNGKNVIQTEKDAKRIFPEEIWNDLHLQIIWYGREYSPARGWDLEKDIITKTIGRKSVLNAILTK